The sequence CTGTCATTGGGATGGATAAAGAGTCATCAATTCATAATTTTATATATCACACCAGGATAAAATTTAAAGTGGCACAAAATGATCCTACATTAAATGCTGTGCTTATTACTTGCAACATTGATGGAAAAGCAAAATCAATTACACGGATTATTAAATCCTATGAGCTATCGCCAAGTAATACTTGACAATAGTGCAATATAAAATTTTACTATTATTAGTAGTAAAGGCGTGATATACTTAAAAATAATTATTCTTTTTAACAATAATTTATATGCTAAGCAATATATACGGACCAAAGGATATAAAGAAATTATCAGTCAAACAACTTCCGGCTCTTGCCGATGAAGTGAGATCACGTATTCTTGAAGTTGTTTCAAAAAATGGTGGACATCTGGCCTCATCGTTGGGTGTTGTTGAGCTGACAATAGCATTACACTATGTTTTTAATTCGCCACATGATAGAATTATATGGGATGTGGGCCATCAGTGTTATGCCCATAAGATTCTAACTGGCCGAAATCAGCAATTTGACACATTGCGTACATTCAAAGGTATAAGTGGTTTTCCAAAGGTTTCGGAATCCATCCATGATCATTACAATACAGGCCACAGCAGTACAAGCCTTTCATTGGCATTGGGTGAGGCAATTGCCCGTGATATAAGTAATGCAAAATATAATATTGTTGCCGTCATTGGTGATGGTTCAATGACGGGAGGAATGGCATTTGAGGCATTGAATCACATTGGCCATTTGAAAAAAGATATTATTATAATTTTAAATGACAATGAGCATTCAATATCAAAAAACGTTGGTGCCCTTTCAGAATATTTAATACGACTCATTACTGGCGGAACGTATAATAAGTTACGAAGAAAATCGTATGAATTTATAAGCAAGATACCAAAAATTGGTCCTAAACTTTTTACCTTATTCGATCGCATTGAAGCTCGTATTAAAGGTATATTTATCCCAAGCAGCTTTTTTGAAGATTTAGGAATTCGATATTTTGGCCCCATTGACGGCCACAATATACCAATGATGATAGAAATGTTTAACAGAATTTCTAAACTCAATAAAGGTCCTAAGATAATTCATGTATATACAAAAAAAGGAAAAGGATATATACACGCTGAAAATGACCCTGCTAAATTTCATGGAATTGGCCCTTTTGATATAAAAACTGGAAAACCAATTAAGAAATCCTCAATAAGTTATTCACAGATAGCTGGCAAAACTCTGGTTGACATAGCCAAACATGATAAAAAAGTCTTTGCAATTACCGCTGCAATGAAATTAGGAACAGGGTTGTCAGAGTTTGAGGAAAAGTTCCCTAATAGATTTATCGATGTTGGAATATGCGAGCAACATGCAGTAACTTTAGCATCTGCACTGGCCAAAAATGGATTAAAGCCATTTGTGTCAATATATTCTACTTTCATGCAAAGAGCAGTTGACCAAATCATACATGATGTTGCATTGATGAATTTGCCTGTGAAACTGTTGGTTGATAGAGCAGGGATAGTAGGAGATGATGGTGAAACGCATCATGGATTGTTTGATGTGGGAATAATCCGTTCAATTCCAAATTTTGTTCTTTTATCACCAACTAATGGAAATGAGCTTAAAGACATGATATACTATGCTGCTAGTTATGACAATGGTCCAATTGCTATACGATACCCAAGAGGTGATGACGATAAATATGAACATACAGCGCATAAGTCAAACATAAAGCTTCCACTATTGAAAGCATATTATAAAAGTCAACGACCTGTCATAGCATTATTTGCTGTTGGCGATATGTTACCAATGGCAATAGAAGTGCATAAAAAATTACAATCGCATAATATTAAATCCTCAGTTTATGGTATACTGTCAATTAAACCTATGCCTATTAAACAAATAGAATTTATAATGGATTCTATACCATATTATATTGTTATGGAAAACAGCTATGCAAATGGTGGTATAGCCGAATTTATAAATTCGCACATTGAAAGGTCATTGCGGCATAAAAATCTTTTTAATGTTGCTTTTCCAGATAGCTTTATACCGCATGGAAAAGTTTCAGAGTTATTGCAATATTTTCAGCTGGATTCGGATTCCATTACTCATAAAATAGTAAGCATGATTAATGCAGAGAAAAATACTCATGCCAAAAAACCGGTTAGATCAGTATCTGCTTCAAAATAATTTATGTTCTTCACGTGAAAAAGCCAAAAATTTAATTATAGCTGGTTGTGTCAGAGTCAATAATCAGATAATTTGTAAACCTTCATTTCTTGTTAAAGAAAATGATACAGTAACTATTCATCAATCTTTACAACAATATGTCAGCAGAGGCGGTGAAAAGCTGAAAAAAGCAATTGATTTTTTTGCTATTGATGTTAAGGGGAAAGTTGTATTGGATTTGGGTTCATCCACAGGTGGGTTTGTTGATTGTCTGTT comes from Spirochaetota bacterium and encodes:
- the dxs gene encoding 1-deoxy-D-xylulose-5-phosphate synthase; amino-acid sequence: MLSNIYGPKDIKKLSVKQLPALADEVRSRILEVVSKNGGHLASSLGVVELTIALHYVFNSPHDRIIWDVGHQCYAHKILTGRNQQFDTLRTFKGISGFPKVSESIHDHYNTGHSSTSLSLALGEAIARDISNAKYNIVAVIGDGSMTGGMAFEALNHIGHLKKDIIIILNDNEHSISKNVGALSEYLIRLITGGTYNKLRRKSYEFISKIPKIGPKLFTLFDRIEARIKGIFIPSSFFEDLGIRYFGPIDGHNIPMMIEMFNRISKLNKGPKIIHVYTKKGKGYIHAENDPAKFHGIGPFDIKTGKPIKKSSISYSQIAGKTLVDIAKHDKKVFAITAAMKLGTGLSEFEEKFPNRFIDVGICEQHAVTLASALAKNGLKPFVSIYSTFMQRAVDQIIHDVALMNLPVKLLVDRAGIVGDDGETHHGLFDVGIIRSIPNFVLLSPTNGNELKDMIYYAASYDNGPIAIRYPRGDDDKYEHTAHKSNIKLPLLKAYYKSQRPVIALFAVGDMLPMAIEVHKKLQSHNIKSSVYGILSIKPMPIKQIEFIMDSIPYYIVMENSYANGGIAEFINSHIERSLRHKNLFNVAFPDSFIPHGKVSELLQYFQLDSDSITHKIVSMINAEKNTHAKKPVRSVSASK